The following coding sequences lie in one Heyndrickxia oleronia genomic window:
- the paaD gene encoding 1,2-phenylacetyl-CoA epoxidase subunit PaaD, with product MKIEHCLRSVKDPEIPSVSVMDLGMIEEINVSDDSIVHIKALPTFLGCPALEIIKKNMIDAVSAIDAVSDVNVEFIYHPPWTSDRVTDDGKEKLKQFGIAPPPEFDAQNHEWKVECPYCGSHYTTMENLFGPTACRSILYCKSCKNPFEAMKPISNLM from the coding sequence ATGAAAATAGAACATTGCTTACGCAGCGTTAAGGACCCTGAAATTCCATCGGTAAGTGTCATGGACTTGGGGATGATTGAAGAGATAAATGTATCAGATGATTCCATTGTGCACATTAAGGCACTGCCAACCTTTCTCGGTTGTCCTGCCTTAGAAATCATTAAAAAAAATATGATCGACGCTGTTTCAGCTATTGATGCTGTTAGCGATGTAAATGTGGAATTTATTTATCATCCACCCTGGACATCTGATCGGGTGACCGATGATGGAAAGGAAAAGCTAAAGCAATTTGGGATTGCTCCACCACCAGAATTTGATGCCCAAAATCATGAATGGAAAGTGGAATGCCCTTATTGCGGATCTCATTATACGACTATGGAGAATTTATTTGGACCAACTGCATGTCGTAGCATTTTATATTGTAAATCATGCAAAAACCCATTTGAAGCAATGAAACCAATATCAAATTTAATGTAA
- the paaC gene encoding 1,2-phenylacetyl-CoA epoxidase subunit PaaC — protein sequence MRKKLCLGEECNVGQLNVNENQEYKQLVIELLYQLADDDFILAFRGSEWLGLAPHIEEDIAYASINQDTMGHAVMYYELLEALGEGPADLLAHGRKAEHRKNAILLEMANGTGTYLENPKYDWAFAVVRHYFYDIYKKLKLESLKQSSYEPLAQAATKMKMEQYYHIMHWKVWFNQLCLSGGEAKTRMHAAIQQVWNEFAGVLTYGKHSLQMSQYGLIEEESLFKKRWEEEMRRVFEDVAISYPGDPKMQKGNGREGVHTDDLIQALATLSEVYHLDPQATW from the coding sequence ATGAGAAAGAAATTATGTCTTGGGGAGGAGTGCAACGTGGGTCAACTGAACGTAAATGAAAATCAAGAATACAAACAGTTAGTAATCGAGCTTTTATATCAACTTGCTGATGATGATTTTATCCTTGCGTTTCGTGGTTCGGAATGGCTTGGTTTAGCTCCTCATATTGAAGAAGATATCGCCTATGCATCGATTAATCAAGATACGATGGGGCATGCGGTGATGTACTACGAACTATTAGAAGCCCTTGGTGAAGGACCAGCTGATCTTCTTGCACATGGTCGGAAAGCAGAACATCGAAAAAACGCGATTTTATTAGAAATGGCGAATGGTACAGGAACCTATTTAGAAAATCCTAAATACGATTGGGCTTTTGCTGTTGTTCGTCATTATTTCTATGATATTTATAAAAAATTAAAACTTGAATCTTTAAAGCAATCAAGCTATGAACCTTTAGCACAAGCAGCGACGAAAATGAAAATGGAGCAATACTATCATATCATGCATTGGAAGGTTTGGTTTAACCAGCTTTGTTTAAGTGGTGGGGAAGCAAAAACAAGAATGCATGCAGCTATACAGCAGGTTTGGAATGAATTTGCTGGAGTGCTGACCTATGGAAAACACAGTCTCCAAATGTCCCAATATGGGCTCATTGAAGAAGAGAGTCTTTTCAAGAAACGCTGGGAGGAAGAAATGCGAAGGGTTTTTGAAGACGTAGCCATTTCCTATCCTGGAGATCCGAAAATGCAAAAGGGGAATGGAAGGGAAGGAGTGCATACGGACGATTTAATTCAAGCTCTAGCAACATTAAGTGAAGTGTATCACCTTGATCCACAAGCAACTTGGTAG
- the paaB gene encoding 1,2-phenylacetyl-CoA epoxidase subunit PaaB, translating to MTESKDFYEVYEVFSRRTFKSDMQHQFSLLAPNQEMAFVMAQENFMRREPAVDIWVVKRSDIRKLMPEERASLSRIDNKDYRLTKGYGYLKKKWRQYEQQVLDEKEIMSWGGVQRGSTERK from the coding sequence ATGACAGAATCAAAGGATTTTTATGAAGTATATGAAGTGTTTAGCAGGAGAACCTTTAAATCGGATATGCAGCATCAATTTAGTTTGCTTGCTCCCAATCAAGAAATGGCATTTGTTATGGCACAAGAAAATTTTATGAGAAGGGAGCCAGCAGTGGATATTTGGGTAGTAAAGCGGTCCGATATTCGTAAATTAATGCCAGAAGAACGAGCATCTCTTTCGAGAATAGATAATAAGGACTATCGTTTAACGAAAGGATATGGCTATCTAAAAAAGAAATGGCGTCAGTATGAACAACAGGTATTAGATGAGAAAGAAATTATGTCTTGGGGAGGAGTGCAACGTGGGTCAACTGAACGTAAATGA
- the paaA gene encoding 1,2-phenylacetyl-CoA epoxidase subunit PaaA: MSFVDLKQMTEEEKHEQFMERINRGEKIEADDWMPDDYRMVLIKLISMHGISEIMGALPEKEWVPKAPSLRKKLGIMAKVQDEMGHGQLLLRVVEDLLEPLGKNRADIMEDLFTGRLKFHNVFHMEAPTWADAGMIAWLVDGAAIMTQTNMLQASYGPYARALHRICAEEVFHAQHGESIIMALAEGTELQRKMLQESLNRWWDSLLMFFGPATAQTTGSSKQDLTIKYKIRSKTNEQLRQDFFSKYVPRVLALGLKLPDETMYYDKEKEEWVYQQPDWNEFKKIISNNGPKSAERLQLRKIAYENNAWVREAL, from the coding sequence ATGAGTTTTGTTGATCTAAAACAAATGACAGAAGAAGAAAAGCATGAGCAATTCATGGAAAGAATTAATCGCGGGGAGAAAATCGAAGCGGATGATTGGATGCCAGATGATTATCGAATGGTCTTAATCAAATTAATCTCCATGCATGGAATTAGTGAAATTATGGGAGCATTGCCTGAGAAGGAATGGGTACCTAAAGCCCCTTCATTAAGGAAGAAGCTTGGAATCATGGCGAAGGTACAGGACGAGATGGGGCATGGGCAATTGCTGCTTCGGGTCGTCGAGGATCTACTGGAGCCACTAGGGAAAAATCGCGCAGATATTATGGAAGACCTCTTCACCGGACGATTAAAGTTTCACAATGTTTTTCATATGGAGGCACCAACATGGGCGGATGCTGGAATGATAGCCTGGCTTGTTGACGGTGCAGCAATTATGACACAGACAAATATGCTGCAAGCATCCTACGGTCCATACGCCAGAGCGTTGCATAGAATCTGTGCCGAGGAAGTCTTCCATGCTCAACACGGTGAGTCTATTATTATGGCATTAGCCGAAGGAACAGAGCTGCAAAGAAAAATGCTCCAGGAATCGTTAAATCGCTGGTGGGATTCACTACTCATGTTTTTTGGGCCAGCAACAGCACAAACTACCGGCTCATCGAAACAGGATTTAACCATTAAATATAAAATTCGTTCGAAAACAAATGAACAACTGCGCCAAGACTTTTTTTCAAAATATGTGCCGCGGGTACTTGCACTAGGATTAAAACTTCCAGATGAGACAATGTACTACGACAAGGAAAAAGAAGAGTGGGTGTATCAGCAGCCTGACTGGAATGAATTTAAAAAGATTATTTCCAATAACGGTCCAAAATCAGCAGAACGATTGCAGCTCCGGAAAATTGCCTATGAGAATAATGCATGGGTTCGTGAAGCATTGTAA
- a CDS encoding phenylacetate--CoA ligase family protein — protein MIESADRSMIQHQQLLDLKNTIKKVYHQVPFYQEKFLEHHIAPHDIQTLEDIRKLPFTTKKDLRDQYPFGLFAVKQDELIRLHASSGTSGKPTVVGYTKQDIADWSSIVARAIKTAGGRPGDILQNAYGYGLFTGGLGLHYGGEELGVVVIPISGGNTERQINLIEDLKPTIICSTPSYALNIGEKMRELGLDPRKSSLKIGIFGAEPWSEEMRSKLEELFDIRACDIYGLSEVVGPGVAIECYEAQNGLHIAEDHFFVEVINPETLEPVPEGEEGELVFTSLKKEALPIIRYRSGDIASITTEKCICGRTSARMSRIKGRIDDMLILRGVNVFPSEIEHHLIQIKEIVPHYQIYLHRISSLDEAHLHVEIKEEIYKEVSQNLEHPMIKTLQAEIYRKLKSNCLVSMKIIIHPPKHIPRSEGKAIRIVDQRLQKQNS, from the coding sequence ATGATTGAATCTGCAGATCGATCAATGATCCAGCATCAGCAGCTTCTTGATTTAAAAAACACGATTAAGAAAGTATACCATCAAGTGCCCTTCTACCAAGAAAAGTTTCTTGAACATCATATAGCACCCCACGATATTCAAACATTAGAAGACATTCGAAAACTTCCGTTTACAACGAAGAAAGACCTCCGTGATCAATACCCATTTGGACTATTTGCAGTTAAACAAGACGAATTAATAAGACTTCATGCGTCAAGTGGTACGAGTGGGAAACCGACAGTCGTTGGTTATACCAAACAAGATATTGCTGATTGGTCCTCTATAGTAGCTAGGGCGATTAAAACCGCAGGGGGAAGACCAGGGGATATTCTTCAAAATGCCTATGGATACGGCTTGTTTACTGGAGGTTTAGGTTTGCATTATGGTGGAGAGGAATTAGGAGTTGTGGTGATCCCGATATCAGGTGGGAATACAGAAAGACAAATTAATCTCATCGAGGACCTTAAACCGACCATTATTTGTTCGACCCCATCCTATGCCTTAAATATTGGGGAGAAAATGCGTGAACTAGGATTGGACCCACGTAAGTCCTCTTTAAAAATAGGAATATTTGGAGCGGAGCCATGGTCTGAAGAAATGCGAAGCAAGCTTGAAGAATTATTCGATATTAGAGCTTGTGATATCTATGGTTTAAGCGAAGTGGTTGGTCCGGGTGTTGCGATAGAATGCTATGAGGCACAAAACGGACTACATATTGCAGAGGATCACTTTTTTGTCGAAGTAATTAATCCAGAAACACTTGAGCCAGTGCCTGAAGGGGAAGAGGGTGAATTGGTTTTTACTAGCTTAAAAAAGGAAGCGCTTCCAATCATCCGCTATCGTTCGGGTGATATCGCATCGATTACAACGGAAAAATGCATTTGCGGTCGTACATCGGCACGAATGTCACGCATTAAGGGGCGAATTGACGATATGCTAATACTCCGAGGAGTAAATGTCTTTCCGTCAGAAATTGAACATCATTTAATTCAAATAAAAGAAATCGTACCACATTATCAAATATATCTTCATAGAATATCCTCATTAGATGAAGCACATCTTCACGTAGAAATTAAAGAAGAGATTTACAAAGAAGTTTCCCAGAATCTCGAACATCCAATGATTAAAACACTTCAAGCAGAAATTTATAGAAAACTAAAATCCAATTGTTTAGTATCCATGAAAATCATTATTCATCCCCCTAAACATATTCCAAGATCTGAGGGGAAAGCCATTCGAATTGTAGACCAACGCTTACAAAAGCAAAATAGTTAG
- a CDS encoding YhgE/Pip domain-containing protein — MRNIVQLYITDLKRIVTNWAALIIILALIALPSLYAWFNIQASWDPYGNTKGIPVAITNEDAGTQLQGQKVNVGDLIVQSLKKNKKLGWTFVDKKKALDMVKHGDAYASILIPKDFSKKMTSILEENPEKPVITYTVNEKINAIAPKITSTGATGIVQQISEEFIKTVSKTIFSIFNELGIELEKDLPDIKNMKNLIFRLENDIPRINQIVNTALNDINTAGELESKVRNNLPIIKNVANKGVQLTNELSDFINKNKEAVQNIIPIIKGNIDQLRELADTKSQIQSILQNYQNNPDEANAALSEINTRLNRGVVVIDYTTGLLEKLNAQSDQKRLSIFLNQLTKLKSDLQSEIALNNQIITSKTVADNVKKRLDDVSNLASSKIADIHANFESQYVPAIRRTMDDGMVVLEGTKKVLTDAQNSMPDVERILQDSSKGISTGKQTIVKLKKDLPTVEKKIREIAHRIREFDKKADINEIIRFLKHNVNKESEFLKNPILLKEHKLFPIPNYGSGMTPFFTTLSLWVGAMLLISLLTVEVENDQLKSYQVYFGRLFTFLTIAILQSLIATLGDMYLLHTYVADKPWFVLFGVVNSIIFMVMVYTFVSVFGNVGKALGIVLLVLQISGSGGTFPIQVAPRFFQLINPYLPFTYSISLMREATGGILWDIVQKDVIILSIFLIVSVFIGVTLKKFINQASEKMIKKVKESGLIH; from the coding sequence ATGCGGAATATAGTTCAACTTTACATAACAGATTTGAAGCGGATTGTAACCAATTGGGCGGCGTTGATTATTATTCTTGCGCTTATTGCCTTACCTTCTTTATATGCATGGTTCAATATTCAAGCCTCCTGGGACCCGTATGGAAATACGAAAGGAATTCCTGTGGCGATAACGAATGAGGATGCCGGTACGCAATTACAGGGTCAAAAGGTAAATGTAGGAGATTTAATCGTTCAATCCTTGAAAAAAAATAAAAAATTAGGCTGGACCTTTGTTGATAAGAAGAAAGCCTTAGATATGGTCAAACACGGTGATGCCTATGCGAGTATTCTTATTCCAAAAGATTTCTCGAAAAAAATGACCTCTATTCTGGAAGAAAACCCTGAAAAACCGGTTATTACTTATACTGTAAATGAAAAAATAAATGCAATTGCTCCCAAAATAACATCTACAGGTGCGACAGGTATCGTTCAGCAAATAAGTGAAGAATTCATTAAGACGGTCAGTAAAACGATATTTTCCATATTTAATGAATTGGGCATTGAGCTTGAAAAAGATCTTCCAGATATTAAAAACATGAAAAATCTTATATTTCGCTTAGAGAATGATATTCCGAGAATTAATCAAATCGTTAATACGGCACTAAATGATATAAATACAGCTGGAGAGCTAGAATCGAAGGTGCGAAACAACCTGCCAATCATTAAAAATGTCGCGAATAAAGGGGTACAATTGACCAATGAATTGAGCGATTTTATCAATAAAAATAAGGAAGCGGTTCAAAACATTATTCCGATCATAAAAGGGAATATTGATCAACTGAGGGAACTTGCAGACACAAAATCTCAAATCCAATCGATTTTGCAAAATTACCAAAACAATCCTGACGAAGCCAATGCTGCTTTATCAGAAATAAATACTAGATTAAATCGAGGGGTCGTTGTCATTGATTACACCACTGGGCTTTTAGAAAAATTGAACGCTCAGTCTGATCAAAAACGCCTATCCATATTTCTCAATCAATTAACAAAATTAAAAAGCGATCTCCAATCTGAAATCGCCTTAAATAATCAAATTATTACTTCAAAAACAGTGGCCGATAATGTAAAAAAACGTCTAGATGACGTATCTAATCTAGCTTCTTCTAAAATTGCAGATATACATGCAAATTTCGAGAGTCAATATGTTCCTGCCATTCGAAGGACAATGGACGATGGAATGGTTGTATTAGAAGGTACAAAAAAAGTGTTGACCGATGCACAGAATAGTATGCCTGATGTTGAACGAATACTACAGGACTCATCGAAAGGAATTTCAACAGGAAAGCAAACGATTGTGAAGCTGAAGAAAGATCTTCCGACAGTTGAAAAGAAAATAAGGGAGATTGCCCATCGAATTCGAGAATTTGATAAAAAGGCAGATATCAATGAGATTATTCGTTTCTTAAAGCATAATGTCAATAAGGAAAGTGAGTTTTTAAAGAATCCGATTTTACTGAAAGAGCATAAGCTTTTCCCCATCCCTAACTATGGATCAGGCATGACTCCTTTTTTTACTACCCTTTCATTATGGGTAGGAGCAATGCTCTTGATTTCGTTATTAACGGTAGAGGTCGAGAATGATCAATTAAAAAGCTATCAAGTATATTTTGGACGCTTATTCACATTTTTAACGATTGCCATTCTTCAGTCCTTGATTGCAACATTAGGGGATATGTATTTACTTCATACCTATGTAGCGGACAAGCCTTGGTTTGTACTTTTTGGCGTTGTCAATAGCATCATATTTATGGTAATGGTGTATACCTTTGTTTCGGTTTTTGGAAATGTTGGGAAGGCTCTTGGGATTGTGCTTCTTGTTTTACAGATTTCTGGTTCTGGAGGAACCTTTCCAATACAAGTTGCACCAAGGTTTTTTCAGCTGATCAATCCTTATCTACCCTTTACCTATTCCATTAGTTTGATGAGGGAGGCAACAGGGGGGATCTTGTGGGATATCGTTCAGAAGGATGTAATCATCCTGTCGATCTTTTTAATTGTTTCTGTTTTTATCGGTGTTACGTTGAAAAAATTCATTAATCAAGCAAGTGAAAAAATGATAAAAAAGGTAAAAGAAAGTGGTTTAATCCATTAA
- a CDS encoding flavin reductase family protein, whose protein sequence is MDDRLFRNAMGKFATGVTVITTAVNGDVHGMTANAFMSVSLNPKLILISIGNRANMKNLIDQSKKFAVNILAKEQKDASQYFAGQLNDRREIEFRWNNDIPILPNSITNIVCDLYASYPAGDHTLYIGEVKDIVMNEGKPLTFYEGTYASIS, encoded by the coding sequence ATGGATGATCGACTATTTCGCAATGCAATGGGGAAATTTGCAACAGGTGTAACGGTCATTACAACAGCAGTCAATGGTGATGTACACGGAATGACTGCCAATGCATTTATGTCTGTTTCACTGAATCCGAAGCTTATTCTCATATCCATTGGAAATCGGGCAAATATGAAGAATTTAATTGATCAATCAAAGAAATTTGCCGTAAATATATTAGCCAAAGAACAAAAAGATGCTTCGCAATATTTTGCGGGGCAGCTAAATGACCGAAGAGAAATCGAATTTCGCTGGAATAATGATATACCCATTCTTCCTAACTCAATCACAAATATCGTTTGTGACCTATACGCGTCTTACCCAGCAGGTGACCACACTCTCTACATCGGAGAAGTCAAGGACATCGTCATGAACGAAGGCAAACCACTCACATTCTATGAAGGCACCTACGCTTCAATCAGTTAA
- a CDS encoding 5-carboxymethyl-2-hydroxymuconate Delta-isomerase yields the protein MPHIIVEYTDNIREEARIAELLHKMNQVLISRGDVFPIGGIRSRAIELHDYVVADGKHDDAFVHTCLKIGAGRSVEDKKSTCDELFDVMTSHFSAIYEKRYLALSLELIEFSEAGTYKLNNIHTRYKK from the coding sequence GTGCCGCATATTATTGTAGAATATACGGATAACATAAGAGAAGAAGCTAGAATAGCAGAGCTTTTACACAAAATGAATCAGGTATTAATCTCTAGAGGCGATGTTTTTCCGATTGGAGGGATCCGCTCAAGAGCTATTGAATTACATGATTATGTTGTAGCGGACGGCAAGCATGATGATGCATTTGTACACACATGCTTAAAGATAGGTGCAGGTAGATCAGTTGAGGATAAGAAATCAACCTGTGATGAGCTCTTTGACGTAATGACGTCCCATTTTTCCGCGATTTATGAAAAGAGATATCTTGCGTTGTCATTAGAGCTTATTGAATTCAGTGAAGCAGGAACATATAAGCTAAATAATATTCATACAAGGTATAAAAAGTAA